In a single window of the Cupriavidus basilensis genome:
- a CDS encoding cyclase family protein, with the protein MSISAYPATPPSNTDGVEFVELSHPWGHGVPNWPYFEDVKIERIHYMAKSGVLTQRITTVMHSGTHIDAPAHVIEGTPFLDEIPLDRFFGTGVVVSIPKKKWEVITAKDLENAYPKIQRGDIVMINTGWHHHYGDNSQYYAYSPGLYKEAGEWLAEKGVKMVGVDQQALDHPLGTAIGRHGVGPLLPRVCEEYERETGRSVEQDFPYWEPAHRALLEAGIPGIENVGGDLDKVTGKRVTIAAFPWRWVKGDGCIVRVVAMQDKSQSFRIESGL; encoded by the coding sequence ATGTCGATATCCGCATACCCCGCCACGCCCCCTTCCAATACCGACGGCGTCGAATTCGTCGAACTGAGCCACCCCTGGGGTCACGGCGTACCTAACTGGCCGTACTTCGAAGACGTGAAGATCGAGCGGATCCATTACATGGCGAAGTCCGGGGTGCTCACGCAACGCATTACCACTGTCATGCATAGCGGTACGCATATCGATGCGCCTGCGCACGTGATCGAAGGCACGCCGTTCCTGGATGAGATCCCGCTGGACCGTTTCTTCGGCACAGGCGTGGTGGTCAGCATTCCCAAGAAAAAGTGGGAAGTCATCACGGCCAAGGACCTGGAGAACGCCTATCCGAAGATCCAGAGGGGCGACATCGTCATGATCAACACCGGCTGGCACCATCATTACGGCGACAACAGCCAGTACTACGCCTACTCTCCCGGCCTGTACAAGGAAGCGGGCGAATGGCTGGCCGAAAAAGGCGTGAAGATGGTGGGCGTCGACCAGCAAGCCCTTGACCATCCGCTGGGCACGGCCATCGGCCGCCACGGCGTTGGCCCGCTCTTGCCGCGGGTATGCGAGGAGTATGAGCGTGAAACGGGCCGCTCCGTCGAGCAGGACTTTCCGTATTGGGAGCCGGCGCATCGTGCGCTGCTCGAGGCGGGTATCCCTGGTATCGAGAATGTCGGGGGCGATCTCGACAAGGTGACCGGCAAGCGGGTGACGATAGCGGCGTTCCCCTGGCGCTGGGTAAAGGGCGACGGATGCATCGTGCGTGTGGTGGCGATGCAGGACAAGAGCCAGTCCTTCCGTATTGAAAGCGGTCTGTAA
- a CDS encoding cupin domain-containing protein, with protein MEVKRLHAAARYDAARHFDMRSLRLQGLDATHVEHFWVGLSHFLPDGGAQWDAGPTEKVYVVLSGEITLTTAGGDVVLKALDSCVIPAGEGRSIRNDSRLPASMLVILASALPGSQSTGEGNNG; from the coding sequence ATGGAAGTCAAACGACTGCATGCCGCCGCTCGCTATGACGCGGCCAGGCATTTCGACATGCGGTCCCTGCGCTTGCAGGGGCTCGATGCCACGCACGTGGAGCACTTTTGGGTAGGCCTGTCGCACTTTTTGCCAGATGGCGGCGCGCAATGGGACGCAGGGCCGACAGAGAAGGTCTACGTGGTGCTGAGCGGTGAGATCACGCTCACCACCGCCGGCGGGGACGTCGTGCTCAAGGCGTTGGACTCGTGCGTGATTCCGGCCGGCGAAGGGCGAAGCATCAGGAACGATTCCAGGTTGCCGGCCTCGATGCTCGTGATCCTGGCTTCGGCCTTGCCCGGGAGCCAATCTACAGGAGAAGGAAACAATGGCTAA
- a CDS encoding SDR family NAD(P)-dependent oxidoreductase, translating to MANTSAAFGLSGKVGVITGATGAFGRAAAHSLADAGARLVIAGANAQALRELEVQLNADGIRVKAKACRPDTEANARNLIDEAVAQFGAIDFVVVGSGTNDPAPIQDMTTEQWDHVMAANVRGSWLVCKAFATHCIEMAQRGRVVLLSSTRGKLGLAAGYSAYCPSKAAIDGLTRTLACELGRYGINVNAIAPTVFRSELTAWMFADDDRGRAAREGMLARIPLGRLGEPEDLVGALQFLLSRASEFCTGQTLYIDGGYTAG from the coding sequence ATGGCTAATACCAGTGCCGCCTTTGGCTTGTCAGGCAAGGTAGGCGTGATCACCGGTGCCACCGGCGCGTTCGGACGGGCCGCGGCACACAGCCTGGCCGATGCCGGCGCGAGACTCGTGATCGCGGGGGCGAATGCGCAGGCGCTGCGCGAACTCGAAGTGCAATTGAATGCCGACGGTATCCGGGTCAAGGCCAAGGCATGCAGGCCCGACACGGAGGCCAATGCCCGCAACCTGATCGACGAAGCGGTTGCGCAGTTCGGTGCCATCGATTTCGTCGTCGTCGGCTCGGGTACCAACGATCCCGCGCCGATCCAGGATATGACCACGGAACAGTGGGACCACGTAATGGCAGCCAACGTGCGCGGATCGTGGCTGGTCTGCAAGGCCTTCGCCACCCACTGTATCGAGATGGCGCAGCGCGGCAGGGTTGTCCTGCTGTCGTCCACGCGCGGCAAGCTCGGGCTTGCCGCCGGTTACTCGGCTTACTGCCCCTCGAAGGCGGCGATCGATGGCCTGACGCGGACACTGGCATGCGAGCTGGGCCGCTACGGCATCAACGTCAACGCCATCGCGCCGACGGTGTTCCGATCCGAGCTCACGGCATGGATGTTCGCCGATGACGATCGCGGCCGCGCGGCGCGCGAAGGGATGCTCGCGCGTATTCCGCTCGGGCGCCTGGGGGAACCCGAGGATCTCGTCGGGGCGTTGCAGTTCCTGCTTTCCAGGGCGTCGGAGTTTTGCACCGGCCAGACGCTATATATCGACGGAGGCTACACAGCCGGTTAG